One part of the Salinimonas iocasae genome encodes these proteins:
- a CDS encoding glycoside hydrolase family 97 protein: protein MKKAIAGILLTLTASGAQAALPVTVTSPDGNIEVVINNSSDGPHYTVKLDNQTFLEPSSLGLKTSLGNFSNNLTYVSHKDTQQDKHYELMHGKVSNVHYQANGAVITFTGKDDIQLEVEYRVSNRDVAFRYRLSGPETLTRVKVLGEATTFNLPDEATTFITPQALPETGWMKTKPSYEEPYTFDAPVTDSSTNGVGYTFPALFKNAQRGWLLISETGVDSTYVGSRLGESNDKGVFPLAFPQEGENSGIGSTYAAMSMPAVTPWRTITLGSTLAPIVETTVSYDLVEPRYAASQDYEMGRATWSWIVWQDDSINYQDQIKYIDLAAKLNFEYVLIDNWWDQRIGRDKIEKLVDYASDKGVGIILWYNSNGWWNDAPQTPQHKMNTSPARREEMAWLKAIGVKGLKVDFFGGDKQQTIQLYEDIFTDANDFGLTITVHGSTLPRGWERMYPNFVTSEAVLASENLVFEQDALDKHAFNATILPFTRNTVASMDFAPVFLNDRLSKEQKSGTIRKTTDTFELATGVLYFSPIQHFGLTPNNYHEQPDYVLELLKKMPTVWDETKFIAGAPGDYTVLARHKDDNWYIAAVNGEDKKKSIDVNLPMLSGKTVTMYYDTPKGNTKLKKVTISKDGNFSMTLQPQGGIVITSG from the coding sequence ATGAAAAAAGCAATAGCTGGCATTCTATTAACGCTGACAGCATCCGGTGCTCAGGCGGCACTCCCTGTCACCGTGACCAGTCCGGACGGCAATATTGAGGTGGTAATAAACAACTCCAGTGACGGGCCGCATTATACGGTTAAACTGGATAACCAAACTTTTTTGGAGCCATCATCACTGGGTTTGAAAACATCGCTAGGTAATTTTTCAAACAATCTTACCTACGTTTCGCATAAAGACACTCAGCAAGATAAACATTACGAGCTTATGCACGGCAAGGTGAGTAATGTGCATTATCAGGCAAACGGTGCAGTGATTACTTTTACTGGGAAAGACGATATTCAGTTAGAGGTTGAATATCGGGTCAGTAATCGGGACGTGGCGTTTCGGTACAGGTTATCCGGTCCGGAGACGCTGACAAGAGTCAAGGTGCTGGGTGAGGCAACCACCTTTAACCTGCCTGATGAAGCGACCACCTTTATCACACCACAAGCCTTGCCTGAGACCGGCTGGATGAAAACAAAACCCAGCTATGAAGAGCCTTATACCTTTGATGCGCCGGTCACTGATTCTTCTACAAACGGCGTAGGATATACATTCCCGGCCCTGTTTAAGAACGCTCAACGTGGCTGGCTTTTAATTTCTGAGACAGGTGTGGACAGTACCTATGTTGGTTCGCGCCTTGGCGAAAGTAACGACAAAGGTGTATTCCCACTTGCTTTTCCTCAAGAGGGCGAAAATTCCGGCATCGGAAGCACGTATGCTGCGATGTCGATGCCCGCTGTGACGCCATGGCGTACTATTACGCTGGGCAGTACGCTTGCTCCAATCGTAGAAACCACGGTGTCTTACGATCTGGTAGAGCCGCGCTACGCTGCTTCTCAGGACTATGAGATGGGGAGAGCAACCTGGAGTTGGATTGTCTGGCAGGATGACAGCATAAACTATCAGGATCAGATCAAGTACATCGACCTTGCCGCTAAGCTGAATTTTGAATATGTACTGATTGACAATTGGTGGGACCAGCGAATCGGGCGGGATAAAATAGAGAAGCTTGTAGATTACGCCAGTGATAAGGGCGTTGGCATTATTCTCTGGTACAACTCGAACGGATGGTGGAATGATGCCCCCCAAACCCCACAGCATAAGATGAATACCAGCCCGGCCAGAAGAGAAGAAATGGCATGGTTGAAAGCGATTGGCGTAAAAGGGCTGAAGGTCGACTTTTTTGGCGGCGACAAACAACAAACCATTCAGTTGTATGAAGATATTTTCACCGACGCCAATGATTTTGGCCTGACGATAACCGTCCACGGTAGTACATTGCCACGTGGCTGGGAAAGAATGTACCCCAATTTCGTCACCTCAGAAGCGGTGTTAGCATCAGAAAATTTAGTGTTTGAACAAGATGCACTGGATAAGCATGCGTTTAATGCGACCATCCTGCCCTTTACACGTAATACCGTAGCGTCAATGGATTTCGCGCCTGTCTTTCTCAATGACCGGCTTTCTAAAGAGCAAAAATCAGGGACAATCAGAAAAACCACCGATACCTTTGAACTCGCTACGGGAGTTCTGTATTTCTCTCCGATTCAGCATTTCGGCTTAACGCCTAACAATTACCATGAGCAACCCGATTACGTGCTTGAGCTATTGAAAAAAATGCCAACTGTCTGGGATGAAACAAAATTTATAGCCGGAGCGCCTGGGGACTATACTGTGCTAGCACGCCATAAAGACGATAACTGGTATATTGCAGCTGTTAACGGTGAAGACAAAAAGAAATCGATTGATGTTAATTTGCCAATGCTCTCAGGCAAGACTGTAACGATGTATTACGACACTCCTAAAGGCAATACCAAATTAAAAAAAGTGACCATCAGTAAAGATGGAAATTTCTCGATGACCCTTCAACCTCAGGGTGGAATAGTAATTACTTCAGGGTAA
- a CDS encoding ATP-binding protein: protein MLERALTARVIERLRKIFGHRSELNVLLWEEQPLEARESFQPQLPDPATVDLFILILWQRTGTLLPESALPATFAGPLTGTEYEFIAARKAQQTSGKPAVMVYRRTDKAGENASPVNAFFNRHFTDNQQRLSNAYHQYKTIGEFECLLEKHLHRWLDNFLPTPTETEMINARAWYSGNPFQGLKAFRFEHANVFCGRDDAIAEALEKLKYKAVMHQPFLLIVGMSGSGKSSLARAGILPALYNPDLLPGSGTVLRGVMRPADIEGDPFRALVSALAANSAQQLVPTEQINATATLARNDKMAFLEQIRHALEAHHASSTLVILIDQLEELYTSAAISVTQQKHFAELVAALVEELDIFVIATLRSDCYHHLCATPEFLRLKQHGGQYDLSPPSLYNIRQMITTPAIAAHLHFEEGEKGQPPLDEVIADRAAQYPESLPLLEFTLTQLYDMRTPGGMLTFKHYALLGGIEGAIASHAETIFRGLGKAVQKRFAQVFNQLTSCDPNGRYLRKWAVCEQLQSDAKARQLVEAFLRARLLVSERNPDDIEIITLAHESLYIHWPRLARWLQVNRSLLNVRDQLSDQVTRWIKANREPALLLNAGKPLDDGKALLKSELTLTTDQENYIKASERRARRAQALRYAAIGALIATTLYATSASFSARKSQQTAERSLAKSQDLIEFLIGDLHTELDKLGRLDVMQSVGEKALNYFAELEETQTSDTGLLNRTKALYQIGSVYMDSAQYDKATQAFEQSLAQARKLTTQSPDKFDYIYEQAQAEFWLGYAHWVANELDKAERQFLAYRKAALRLRDLAPSDTAAMMEVAYANSNLGTLADSRGNIDGAIAYFLKAAEVTVQVVSMAPENLDAIATLADVYSWLGSAHQKQLKLTQALSFYRSEKQLFEQIARLENSYRARINVVLANNRLAKVQVYSGNIDSAVAIYQAQKNTVEELVRHDQENTRWREILASIHAFLGEAYLLGNQLTLAEQSFDDSFSIDARQPEQGGNYWTATFYHRHYWYWRLLKAQGKDSKAQSFEKTLLSANEPAARLWRFRVGSALKLPNVDVPDNLLGPGALIALYEKALSEKNHKQLEKLVSKTPELIWQYPELAALQTDIQTVLALNSL from the coding sequence GTGCTGGAACGCGCTTTAACAGCGCGCGTGATTGAGCGGCTACGAAAAATATTTGGTCATCGCAGTGAGCTCAATGTTCTTTTATGGGAAGAGCAGCCTCTGGAAGCCAGAGAGTCATTTCAACCCCAACTCCCCGACCCTGCCACTGTTGATTTGTTTATCCTTATTTTATGGCAGCGAACAGGAACACTACTACCTGAAAGCGCCCTCCCAGCGACATTTGCAGGTCCGTTAACCGGCACTGAATACGAATTTATCGCAGCGCGCAAAGCGCAACAAACTAGTGGTAAGCCGGCTGTGATGGTATATCGCCGCACTGATAAAGCTGGGGAAAACGCATCACCAGTAAACGCATTTTTTAATAGACACTTTACCGACAACCAGCAGCGCTTAAGTAACGCGTATCATCAGTATAAAACCATCGGTGAGTTTGAGTGTTTACTGGAAAAGCACTTACACCGGTGGCTCGACAATTTTCTTCCGACGCCCACCGAAACAGAAATGATTAATGCGCGGGCATGGTATAGCGGTAATCCCTTCCAGGGGCTTAAAGCCTTTCGCTTTGAGCATGCTAATGTGTTCTGCGGACGAGATGACGCAATAGCCGAAGCACTGGAAAAACTAAAGTACAAAGCCGTCATGCATCAGCCGTTTCTGCTTATTGTCGGCATGAGCGGCTCGGGAAAATCGAGTCTGGCACGGGCCGGCATTTTACCAGCGCTTTATAATCCGGATCTGTTACCGGGTAGTGGAACGGTTCTACGCGGTGTAATGCGCCCGGCAGACATCGAAGGTGACCCTTTTCGTGCATTGGTTTCAGCGTTAGCGGCAAATAGCGCTCAGCAACTTGTACCTACTGAGCAGATAAACGCTACCGCGACGCTGGCCAGAAACGACAAGATGGCATTTCTCGAACAAATCCGTCATGCACTAGAAGCACATCACGCTTCTTCAACGCTGGTTATTTTAATTGATCAACTCGAGGAACTTTATACATCAGCGGCTATCTCCGTCACTCAGCAAAAACATTTTGCTGAGCTGGTCGCCGCTCTGGTGGAAGAATTGGATATTTTTGTTATTGCCACACTGCGCAGTGACTGCTATCACCACCTTTGTGCGACACCTGAGTTTCTTCGCCTGAAGCAGCACGGGGGTCAGTACGACCTGTCGCCCCCGTCGCTCTATAATATTCGCCAAATGATTACCACTCCGGCAATTGCCGCGCACCTGCACTTTGAAGAAGGTGAAAAAGGCCAGCCGCCACTGGACGAAGTCATCGCCGATCGCGCCGCACAGTATCCTGAGAGCTTACCGCTACTTGAGTTTACCCTCACTCAGCTTTACGACATGCGAACTCCCGGCGGGATGCTGACGTTCAAACACTACGCCTTGCTTGGTGGTATAGAAGGTGCGATAGCCAGTCACGCTGAAACCATTTTCAGAGGTCTGGGCAAAGCGGTGCAAAAGCGCTTTGCCCAGGTTTTTAATCAATTGACCAGTTGTGACCCGAACGGACGGTATTTAAGAAAATGGGCAGTTTGTGAACAACTGCAGAGCGATGCAAAAGCGCGCCAGCTGGTGGAAGCATTTTTGCGAGCCAGGCTCCTGGTTAGCGAACGTAATCCTGATGATATAGAAATTATCACCCTGGCTCACGAGTCCCTCTACATTCATTGGCCGAGGCTGGCGCGCTGGCTACAGGTCAACCGCTCGTTACTTAATGTACGTGATCAGTTGTCGGATCAGGTAACGCGCTGGATCAAAGCAAATCGTGAACCCGCCCTTCTGCTCAACGCCGGAAAGCCACTTGATGACGGAAAGGCGCTGCTTAAAAGTGAACTTACGCTTACCACCGACCAGGAAAACTATATAAAGGCTTCTGAACGTCGCGCCCGACGTGCTCAAGCACTTCGCTATGCAGCGATCGGCGCCCTTATTGCGACTACCTTATATGCGACAAGCGCATCGTTTTCAGCCAGAAAAAGCCAGCAAACTGCTGAACGTAGTCTGGCTAAAAGTCAGGATTTAATTGAGTTTTTAATTGGTGATCTTCATACCGAGCTGGATAAGCTCGGCCGTCTGGATGTCATGCAGTCGGTCGGTGAAAAAGCCCTGAACTATTTTGCAGAGCTTGAGGAGACACAAACCAGTGACACAGGTTTATTAAACAGAACCAAAGCGCTATATCAGATAGGTAGTGTCTATATGGATAGTGCGCAATACGATAAAGCCACCCAGGCATTCGAGCAAAGCCTCGCCCAGGCGCGAAAGCTGACGACTCAATCGCCCGATAAGTTTGATTATATTTATGAGCAGGCACAGGCGGAATTCTGGTTAGGGTACGCGCACTGGGTGGCAAATGAGCTGGATAAAGCAGAACGACAGTTTCTGGCATACCGCAAGGCCGCACTCAGGCTAAGGGACCTCGCTCCTTCGGATACCGCTGCCATGATGGAGGTCGCTTATGCGAACTCTAACCTTGGCACGCTGGCAGATAGTCGCGGCAATATTGATGGCGCTATCGCGTACTTTCTTAAAGCAGCTGAAGTGACGGTGCAGGTTGTATCGATGGCCCCTGAAAACCTTGATGCAATCGCAACCCTCGCCGATGTTTATTCCTGGCTTGGATCTGCTCATCAAAAACAACTTAAACTGACGCAGGCACTGAGTTTTTACCGTAGTGAAAAACAGCTTTTTGAGCAAATCGCGCGTTTGGAAAACAGCTACCGTGCCCGTATCAATGTCGTGTTAGCAAATAACCGCCTGGCGAAAGTACAAGTATACAGCGGCAATATTGATAGCGCCGTTGCGATTTACCAGGCTCAAAAGAACACGGTTGAGGAGTTGGTCAGACACGACCAGGAAAATACCCGATGGAGAGAAATCTTAGCCTCCATTCACGCTTTTCTTGGTGAAGCCTATTTGCTCGGCAACCAGTTAACACTTGCCGAGCAAAGCTTTGATGACAGCTTTTCTATTGATGCGCGGCAGCCTGAACAAGGCGGAAACTACTGGACGGCAACGTTTTATCATCGCCATTACTGGTACTGGCGTTTACTCAAGGCACAGGGTAAAGATTCAAAAGCACAATCTTTTGAGAAGACGTTGTTATCAGCCAACGAGCCGGCGGCGAGGCTATGGCGCTTTCGGGTTGGCAGTGCGCTTAAGCTACCGAACGTAGATGTACCAGATAATTTGCTGGGTCCGGGTGCATTAATTGCGTTATATGAAAAAGCATTATCGGAGAAGAATCATAAACAGCTGGAGAAACTGGTTTCGAAAACACCGGAGCTTATCTGGCAGTATCCGGAACTTGCTGCGCTGCAAACGGATATACAAACCGTGCTGGCGCTTAACTCACTATGA
- the nadA gene encoding quinolinate synthase NadA — MTVAFRVEQVDYPFPAKPAPLSEQRKSELKAKIKALLKEQNAVMVAHYYTDPEIQALAEETGGCVADSLEMARFGRDADEQKLIVAGVKFMGETAKILSPEKTVLMPTLEATCSLDLGCPVDEFSAFCDAHPDHTVVVYANTSAAVKARADWVVTSSIALEIVEHLDEQGKPIIWGPDRHLGSYIAKQTGADMLMWQGECIVHDEFSAQKLQDMKAIYPDAAVLVHPESPASVVEMADAVGSTSQLIKASQEMSNEMFIVATDKGIFYKMQQLTPGKTFIEAPTGGNGATCKSCAHCPWMAMNGLEAIYNSLTEGKAEHEIFVDDALREKALIPLDRMLDFSASLKAKQASA; from the coding sequence ATGACAGTCGCATTTCGCGTAGAACAAGTAGATTATCCATTTCCTGCTAAACCTGCTCCGCTATCAGAGCAGCGCAAATCAGAGCTTAAAGCAAAGATTAAGGCGTTGCTGAAAGAACAAAACGCGGTAATGGTTGCGCACTATTACACCGATCCTGAAATTCAGGCGTTAGCCGAAGAAACGGGCGGCTGTGTAGCTGACTCGCTGGAGATGGCTCGATTTGGCCGTGATGCTGATGAGCAAAAGCTTATCGTTGCCGGCGTTAAGTTCATGGGCGAAACGGCAAAGATTCTCAGCCCTGAAAAAACGGTATTAATGCCCACCCTTGAAGCAACATGTTCACTGGACTTAGGCTGTCCTGTGGATGAGTTCTCAGCGTTTTGCGATGCACACCCGGACCATACCGTAGTAGTGTATGCAAATACCTCTGCAGCGGTTAAGGCACGCGCTGACTGGGTAGTTACCTCAAGCATTGCGCTGGAAATTGTTGAGCATCTGGACGAGCAGGGTAAACCCATCATCTGGGGGCCAGACCGTCACCTTGGCTCGTATATCGCTAAACAGACCGGTGCTGACATGCTGATGTGGCAGGGCGAGTGTATTGTTCACGACGAATTCTCTGCGCAGAAACTTCAGGATATGAAAGCCATTTATCCTGACGCCGCAGTGCTGGTCCACCCCGAATCACCCGCTTCAGTGGTTGAGATGGCGGACGCGGTAGGTTCAACCAGCCAGCTGATTAAAGCCTCTCAGGAGATGAGCAACGAGATGTTCATCGTTGCTACTGATAAAGGCATTTTTTATAAGATGCAGCAGCTGACGCCGGGTAAGACATTTATCGAAGCCCCGACGGGTGGAAATGGTGCCACCTGTAAAAGTTGCGCGCATTGTCCGTGGATGGCTATGAATGGTCTGGAAGCAATATATAACTCGCTGACAGAAGGCAAAGCTGAGCACGAAATTTTCGTTGATGATGCGTTACGGGAAAAAGCACTAATTCCATTGGATCGTATGTTGGACTTTTCCGCGTCATTAAAAGCGAAACAAGCGTCTGCGTAA
- the ybgF gene encoding tol-pal system protein YbgF, protein MRLSLLNKALLSGACGTAFVVSATAMAQAPVYDVNNSGTAELEKRITVLERMVDSRTEMQHRLQQQIDTMQGEIDQLRGSVEVHTNQLEKVLERQRELYLEIDKRVEALKQSTGQQGGNGSSSSSSSSGSSGNTSASTPSENASQPSMSEDEAYDNAVNLILKSREYDKAIPAFRSFIADYPNSQYSANAHYWLGQLLFNKREWAQAEEQFSQVVDRYEKSSKRAEAMLKLGAIAQRQGDNGTAREYFNRVISDYPNSSAKRLAESKLDNL, encoded by the coding sequence ATGCGCCTTTCTTTGCTGAATAAAGCGCTTTTAAGCGGTGCCTGTGGCACCGCTTTCGTTGTTTCTGCAACAGCGATGGCTCAGGCACCTGTTTATGACGTCAATAATTCAGGCACCGCGGAGCTGGAAAAGCGAATCACCGTACTTGAGAGAATGGTAGACAGCCGCACCGAGATGCAGCATCGATTGCAGCAGCAGATCGATACGATGCAGGGTGAAATTGATCAGCTTCGCGGATCAGTTGAGGTACACACCAATCAACTCGAGAAAGTTCTTGAACGCCAGCGTGAACTGTATCTGGAAATTGATAAGCGTGTTGAAGCGCTAAAGCAATCTACCGGACAGCAGGGCGGGAATGGCTCCAGCAGCTCATCGTCGTCCTCAGGCTCATCAGGTAATACGTCAGCCTCTACGCCTTCTGAGAATGCCTCACAGCCATCAATGAGTGAGGATGAAGCGTACGATAATGCGGTGAATCTGATTTTAAAATCCAGAGAGTACGACAAAGCTATCCCTGCTTTCCGCTCTTTTATCGCAGATTATCCTAATAGCCAGTACTCAGCGAATGCGCATTATTGGTTAGGACAGCTGTTATTTAACAAGCGAGAGTGGGCACAGGCAGAAGAGCAGTTCAGCCAGGTAGTTGATCGCTATGAGAAATCCAGCAAGCGTGCAGAAGCAATGTTGAAGCTGGGTGCGATTGCACAGCGTCAGGGCGATAACGGGACAGCCAGAGAATACTTTAATCGTGTCATTTCTGACTATCCTAATTCATCGGCGAAAAGGTTGGCTGAGTCGAAGCTGGACAATCTTTAA